Proteins encoded in a region of the Prochlorothrix hollandica PCC 9006 = CALU 1027 genome:
- a CDS encoding response regulator transcription factor, producing the protein MSTILLIDTENPDLKALADDLITHNYTVSVSSSGQEALQYLSHSHPDLILSEVELPDGNGLDLCRRIHSETQTHLIPFLFLSTEGDLETRIQSYGVGADDYLQKPVHLAELRAKIAAHMGRNERVRNFLVSLQVTKKRPKAPPTQVREPLPLTRSENKVFWEVAQGFTNRQIGDHLGISPRTVQTHITNMLNKLDVGNRAQLVRLAFEHGYMQSGQGSQPPRSYQDAD; encoded by the coding sequence ATGTCCACCATTCTTCTGATAGATACGGAAAATCCTGATCTCAAGGCTTTGGCTGATGATCTCATCACCCATAACTACACTGTTTCAGTGAGTTCCTCTGGCCAGGAAGCGCTCCAATACCTAAGCCATTCCCACCCCGATCTCATCCTCTCAGAGGTGGAGTTGCCCGACGGCAACGGCCTTGATCTCTGTCGGCGCATTCACAGCGAAACCCAAACTCATCTGATTCCGTTTTTGTTTCTATCCACTGAGGGAGATTTAGAGACCCGAATCCAAAGCTATGGGGTGGGGGCTGATGATTACCTCCAAAAGCCTGTTCATTTAGCGGAGTTAAGGGCAAAAATCGCTGCCCACATGGGTCGCAATGAACGGGTTCGTAATTTTCTAGTGTCCCTACAGGTGACCAAAAAACGGCCCAAAGCTCCACCAACCCAGGTGCGTGAACCTCTCCCTTTGACCCGATCGGAGAATAAGGTGTTCTGGGAGGTGGCCCAAGGCTTTACGAACCGACAAATTGGCGATCATCTGGGCATTAGTCCCCGCACGGTTCAAACCCACATCACTAATATGTTGAACAAGTTGGATGTGGGCAACCGTGCCCAGTTGGTGCGCCTAGCCTTTGAGCATGGCTATATGCAATCAGGCCAAGGGTCTCAGCCGCCGCGTTCTTACCAGGATGCTGATTAA